The Lampris incognitus isolate fLamInc1 chromosome 7, fLamInc1.hap2, whole genome shotgun sequence genome window below encodes:
- the traf4a gene encoding TNF receptor-associated factor 4a: MPGFDYKFLEKPKRRFQCPLCSKAMREPVQVSTCGHRFCDTCLQEFLSEGVFKCPEDQLPLDYAKIYPDPELEQQILALPIRCIHSEEGCRWTGQMKQLQGHFSTCAFNVIPCPNRCSIKLTRRDLPDHLQHDCPKRKVKCEFCGSEFTGEAYENHQGICPQESVYCENKCGARMMRRLLSQHSMAECPKRTQPCKYCGKEFVFDTIQNHQYHCPRFPVQCPNQCGTPNIAREDLANHVKDNCGSALVLCPFKDAGCKHRCPKLAIGRHLEDTTKSHLTMMCNLVGRQRQEILELRREMEELSVSHDGVLIWKLNDYSRKLQEAKLRNNHEFFSPPFYTHRYGYKLQVSAFLNGNGSGEGSHLSIYIRVLPGEYDNLLEWPFSYKVTFSILDQSDPSLSKPQHITETFNPDPNWKNFQKPCSSRNSLDESTLGFGYPKFISHEEIKKRNYIRDNCIFLKASIEIPQKIMG; this comes from the exons CGAGGGTGTCTTCAAGTGTCCAGAGGACCAACTGCCACTGGATTATGCTAAG ATTTACCCAGACCCTGAACTAGAGCAGCAGATCCTGGCGCTGCCCATCCGCTGTATTCACAGCGAGGAGGGCTGCCGCTGGACTGGCCAGATGAAGCAGCTCCAG GGGCATTTCTCCACCTGCGCCTTCAATGTGATTCCCTGTCCCAACCGTTGCTCCATCAAGTTGACGCGCCGTGACTTGCCAGACCACCTCCAGCACGACTGCCCCAAGCGCAAGGTCAAGTGCGAGTTCTGTGGCAGCGAGTTCACCGGCGAGGCCTATGAG AACCACCAGGGTATCTGCCCCCAGGAAAGCGTCTACTGCGAAAATAAGTGCGGGGCGAGGATGATGCGGCGCCTCCTGTCTCAGCACAGCATGGCAGAGTGTCCGAAACGCACACAGCCCTGCAAGTATTGCGGAAAGGAGTTTGTCTTTGACACAATTCAG AACCACCAATACCACTGCCCCCGGTTTCCTGTCCAATGCCCAAACCAGTGTGGCACACCTAACATTGCCCGAGAAGATCTGGCCAACCATGTGAAGGACAACTGTGGCAGTGCCCTTGTTTTGTGCCCTTTCAAAGATGCCGGCTGCAAACACAGG TGTCCCAAGTTGGCTATTGGTCGTCACCTGGAAGACACCACCAAGTCCCACCTGACCATGATGTGTAACCTGGTTGGACGCCAACGACAAGAGATCCTGGAGCTGCGGAGGGAGATGGAGGAGTTGTCCGTCAGTCATGACGGTGTGCTCATCTGGAAGCTTAACGACTACTCCCGCAAACTCCAGGAGGCAAAGCTTCGAAACAACCACGAGTTCTTCAGTCCGCCCTTCTACACCCACCGCTATGGCTACAAGCTGCAGGTTTCAGCCTTTCTGAACGGTAATGGCAGTGGTGAGGGCTCTCACCTGTCGATCTACATCCGCGTGTTGCCCGGAGAGTACGACAACCTGTTGGAGTGGCCCTTCTCCTACAAGGTGACATTCTCCATCCTGGACCAGAGTGACCCATCGCTCTCCAAGCCCCAGCACATCACCGAGACCTTCAATCCAGACCCCAACTGGAAGAACTTCCAAAAACCCTGCAGCAGCCGCAACTCGCTGGACGAGAGTACCCTTGGCTTTGGCTACCCCAAGTTCATCTCCCATGAAGAAATTAAGAAGAGGAACTACATCCGAGACAACTGCATCTTCCTCAAGGCTTCTATAGAAATCCCCCAGAAGATAATGGGTTAG